GTCAAAATGTAAGTTCACTTGGTTGTGTTGGAACAGTATATGGTCTGGCTGTAAAATATGATCACTGATTACATGTTGATACATATCCTAACACCCTATTCAAATGCAcattttcttttctcttttcAGGGAACGCACTCGAAACACAGGAATAATATCGTGCACCGTCTGCTTGGAAGAATTCCAGACTCCCATTACTTGTATCCTTTCAATTCTTTGATTGGATCACTATATTCACTTATCTATACACCATATTGCTCACAGAATGGCTTGtgcatttgtttaaaaaaatacaaataaatgctATGTCTTTACAACTGCAACTCCCAAATGAACTTCTCCTTGACATTTGTCTCCAGATCTTTCAGAACCAGTGGATGTTTATAGTGATTGGATAGATGCTTGCGAAGCAGCCAATCAGTAGCAGTGGTACCCCTGACTCTATTCCTGTTTGACCTCACCCCTCATTCCCTATGATGGGTCACATATCTCTGGCTGGGCCAGGGCTTTGTCAAGTAGTGAATGTGGAGAACAAACGAAGACAGATAACACATCTGTGAAAACTTCAGTGTCTACACACGAATGGATTTGATATGAAGAAAGATACACTTCCTGTTTTCCCTCTCTGTGGCAGGGTGGGATGTGGGTAGGGCAATGAAATGTCCCAATGGTCCTGATCTTTGAGAATCCCACTAAGTTTCAAACCACCTCATCATTTGTTATGTTTTACAGGCAAGCCTGTTGGTGG
This sequence is a window from Oncorhynchus mykiss isolate Arlee chromosome 13, USDA_OmykA_1.1, whole genome shotgun sequence. Protein-coding genes within it:
- the elof1 gene encoding transcription elongation factor 1 homolog isoform X1, translating into MGRRKSKRKPPPKKKLTGNLDTQFTCPFCNHEKSCDVKMERTRNTGIISCTVCLEEFQTPITYLSEPVDVYSDWIDACEAANQ